Sequence from the uncultured Draconibacterium sp. genome:
ATCGGGATGTTCAGTTCGCGGGCGATATAGTAGCCTTTACTGTGCCCAATCAGAATATCAGGTTTATTTTCGAGGCTCCACTCTCGGATACTTTCAAAATCGTAACCTTCGCGAACCACCACTTTATCTTTATTCTCCGGGCAATATTTTTTAATTTCTTCCTCCAGCATACCGCTTTCGCCACCTGTTGCAACCAGTGCCAGTTCAATTCCTATTTCATCAAGAAAAGCTGCCATGGCCACAACAAAATCTTCTTCGCCATACACCACTGCCCGTTTGCCAAATGTATATTTATGTGCATCCACATAAGCGTCTACCAGACGACCGCGCTGTTTGGTATATTTTTCAGGAATATCGTTGCCCGAAAGATTTTTAAGCTCCTCGAAAAAGGCATCGGTTTGCGTGATACCAATTGGCATTGGCATATTTAATAATGGCACATCCATTTCGTTTTTCAGAAACTGTGCTCCGGTGTGCGACAATTTTTTGCTTTTTACGCGACCCGATAATTTCCCTTTGTTGAGAATAGTACCGAATTCGATACTGGCTTTTGCCGAACCACTTTTTACGACATCCTCTTTTGCCGTTCCTCCTTCAGGAATACGGTGATAAGTATCCCAAACCGGGTTATCCAGGCTTTCGGAATAATCGGGCATCATAATGTGTTCCAAATAAAAGTCGGCCATAATTTCTTTTAGCAAACGCAAATCTTCGGTTGACACAAAACCGGGAAAAAGATTTACATGAGCTTGTGAAAGATCGTTTTTGGCGTAATGCTTTACCACGCTGGCAACTGCTTCGTGGAAACCATCGATGTGCGTTCCCTGGTAACTTGGCGTTGAAGCCATCACAAAATCTGTGTCGATTTCCGGGTGCTTTTCCAGAAAATGGTGGAGAAAAAGGCTAACATCATCGCCAATGGTTTCGCTCAAACAGGTTGAGGCGATTCCGATTATCTCCGGTTTATATTGATTGATAATATTAAGAACAGCCATTTTGAAGTTTTCATCGCCACCAAAAATGGTAGCATCTTCGGTGAAATTTGACGAGGCAATGTCGATAGGCTCTTTGTAATGCGAAATCAGGTAGCGGCGAATATAAGTGGCGCAGCCCTGCGAGCCGTGAATAAGCGGAACACAACCTTTAAAACCTTTGTAGGCTACGCTGGCTCCCAGCGGCGAACAAAGTTTACAGGCATTTTGTGTTGCCTTGTAATTTTCTTTTGCTTTTGGTACTGAATTGAGTTCAAACATCCGATTTGTTTTTATTCAATATTTTTTCCGATTCTTTAAAGGGTCCCCCTTTCTAAAAACACAATAGCGGTCTGTAACTAACCGATAATGTGTCGTATCACTTTACGAACTTCCACACCGGGCTTGTAACCGAGGCGTAAACTTCTTTCGCAAAATTCATCATGCCGACATAGCCGGCCAGTGCTTCTTTCCGTTCGTGGTTGTGATCGCAAAAACCAAGGCCAAGTTTATGGGCAATCGGGCGTTCCTTCACGCCGCCGATAAACAGGTTGGCACCGGTTAGCTTCACAAATTCAGAAAGTTCATTTGGATTGGAATCATCAACAATGATGGTTCCCTCATCACACAAGTCTTTTAGTAGTTTATAGTCTTCTGCATTTCCGGTTTGCGAGCCAACAACCACTGTTTTCATTCCTAATAATCGTAAGGCTTTTACCAGCGAGATGGCTTTAAAAGCGCCCCCCACATAAATGGCGGCTTTTTTACCTTCCAGCTTTTGGCGGTAAGGTTGCAGCGCCGGTAATAGTTTTGAAATTTCGTTGGTAACCAATTCGCGGGCTTTGGCCATCATTTCATCGTCATCGAAAAACTTGGCCACTTCGTATAAAGCTTCCGACATATCTTCGATTCCGAAATACGAAACTTTCATAAAAGGAATGTCGTATTTTTCCTTCATTTCTTTGGCCAGGTGCATGATGGAACCTGAACACTGAACCACGTTTAACGAAGCGTGATGTGCACGGCGAATTTCTTCAACACGACCATCGCCGGTCATGCAGGAAATGATTTCAACCCCCAGTTTTTTGTAATATTCGGCCAAAATCCACAACTCACCGGCAAGGTTAAAGTCGCCCAAAATGTTGATCGAATATTTTGGAGCTTTATAATCGTTATTTGTTCCAACAAGTTTTGACAGTGCTCCGCAGGCTATTTTGTAGCCGTCTTTTTTGGTGCCGTTAAAACCTTCCGACATTACCGGAATAACGTCGATACCTTTTTCTTTTGTCACCTGGCGGCAAACGGCTTCTACATCGTCGCCAATAACTCCGATTATACAGGTTGAAAAAACAAAGGCAGCTTTTGGCTGATGTTTGTCGATTAATTCAATAAGGGCATGATACAATTTCTTTTCGCCGCCAAAAACCACATCTCTTTCTTTTAAATCGGTGGTAAAACTCAGGCGGTGTAACTGTGGTCCCGAGGAAAGCGAACCACGAATATCCCAGGTATAAGAAGCACACCCCACCGGACCGTGAATAACATGCAGTGCATCGGCAATTGGATAAAGCACCACACGCGATCCGCAAAAAACGCAGGCGCGTTGCGAAACGGATCCGGCTAAACTCTTTTTACCGCAGGAAATTTCTGCAGCGTCGTTTCCTTTTGTCAGGATTTGGCTTTCGCGATCTTTTAGATAGTTGCTCATAATTCAAAAAAGTTAAAAGATGGTCGAAGTTGCCTGCAAGCAGGGCTTATCCTAATTACAATTGTGATTAAATATCTCTGATTCTCCTTGTGTAGTGCTGGTTATTTCGGGCGAAGCACAGCTGAGAGCGACTCAGCTGTACTCACCTCGAAATCACTTTTGAATTATATTGCAACTACATTACTAGCTCGAATGATTCTTCAGGAGCTGTAGCATCGATTTTATCCATGATAGCACCCAGAATCTTCTCAAGGATTCGAAGACCTCCCTGGTAACCTACAGTTGGGAAATAACTGTGTCCAACGCGGTCAATAATTGGGAATCCCATGCGAACGAATGGTATATTCTCATCGCGAGCGATGTACTTACCATAGGTATTACCAATCAATAAGTCAACAGGCTCTTCTTTAATCCACTGGTGTAATAAGAACATATCAGCATTCGGACCATTTTTGAATTTAGTTTCAGACAATTTGTCGCCTAAAATCTCTTCCATACGCTGAGTGAAACGTTTTCCCGGTGTTCCAGAAACAATGTAAACAGGTTTCATATCCAGGTCTAACAAGAATTCAGTTAATGGAAGTAAGGTATCCGGATCTCCAAAAAGTGCAACACGTTTTCCGTAGAAATACTGGTGCATATCAGTCATCATATCCACTAATCGACCACGTTCTTCAGAAATAATTTCAGGAATAGAAACTTTTCCGGCAGTTGAAAGTGCCTGTATAAAGCGGTCGGTTGCACTGACACCAACTGGTACATCGTTCATCGAAAATGGCACTTTACATTTGTTGTCTAAAGCAATGGCTGCACTTTTTGCACCCCATTCGCCCAAAGCAACAGTACTCATACTATTTCCCATGCTAACCATTTCTTCAATAGTAGTACCACCTTTTGGATACATTTGGTATTTACCTGTCATAGGTGTATCTACTACATCTGATGTATCGGGAAGAAGAACTGTTTTAATATCCATTAAACCAGCCAATCTTTTTAACTCACGCATATCCGATGGTTCAACCCAACCAGAAAGCAGGTTTACCTGGCGCACTTTTTCGTCAGTTTTAAAAGCAAAGTATTTTACAAATGCTTCCAGCATGTTGGCGTAACCAGTAACATGCGAACCTACATAACTTGGTGTTGATGCCTGAACTACGTGTTTTCCTTCAGGAATTCTACCATCGTCTTTTGCTTTTCCAACAATCTGTCCAAGGTCGTCGCCAATGGTTTCCGACAAACAGGTTGAGTGAACGGCAATAATTTGAGGTTCGTAAATTCCAAAGATATTATCGATGGCTTGCAGCAGGTTAGCTTGTCCACCAAACACCGATGAACCTTCAGTAAACGAACTGGTTGCTGCCATAATTGGCTCTTTATAGTGACGAGTTAACGCACTTCGGTGATAAGAACAACATCCTTGCGAACCGTGGCTATGTGGTAAACATCCATGCACACCCAGGGCAGCATACATTGCACCTACCGGCTGACAAGTTTTAGCCGGGTTAACGGTTAATGCTTTTCTCTCTTTAACTTCTTTTGTTGTATGACGTAATAACATAATTTTTCCTCCTATTCTTTAAGCATCTACAGTTACACTTCCTACAATCTCCGGCTCGAGTTTCCAAGGGGCATCAACCAGTTTCCAAATCTTGGTTCCCAGCATACGCTCCATTTCATTGTAGAAATTAATAGCTCCCCCGAATGCGGCATAAGGACCGCCGTAGTCGTACGAGTGCAATTGTTTTAATGGCACTCCATATTTCTGAACAACGTATTTTTCTTTAATACCTGCGCAGAATACATCAGGCTTATAGAATTCGATCAGCTTTTCAGTTTCCCAGTGGTTTACATCGTCGATTACCAGCGAGTTTTTCTTCATATCCGGCATCATTCCTTTGTAGTCTTTAAACTTATAACCGCTCTCTTCCAACTTGGCTTTCTTCTCTACCAGGTCGTCGCGGAAAAGTTTTTCGTCTTTTTCAACCACAAGGTCTTCGATGTTACGTGTATCGGCATCAATTTTAATGCTAGGAATAACTTCACGACCTTCGTAATCATCACGGTGCGCAAATTCATATCCGGCAGAAACTGTTTTTACTCCAAGCTCTGTAAACAAATCCTGATAATGGTGAGCACGTGATCCACCAACGAACATCATTGCCAATTTGCCTTCCGTTTTAGGTTTAACCACATCGGCAACTGCTTTTACTTTCAGCATTTCGCGAGCGATAACTTCTTCAACTTTGGCTGATAATTCTTTATCTCCAAAGTATTCGGCCATTTTACGCAATGATTTTGCAGTTGATTCGGCTCCGATAAAGTTGACTTTAAACCATGGGATACCGTATTTCTCTTCCATCATTTCAGCAATGTAGTTGATGGAACGGTGACACATAACCATGTTCAGGTCGGCAGTGTGTGAATATTCCATACTTTCGATAGTAGAATTACCAGAGAAAGTAGACAACAATTCAACACCAACTTCTTCGAACAATGCTTCAATTTCGAACGCATCACCACCGATGTTGTATTCTCCCAATAAGTTCACCTGAAATTTACCTTTGCGAGGACGGTCGTTGTTACCAACCACGTTTTTGAATACCCCGTTATTGGCAATGTGGTGACCGGCTGACTGGGATACTCCACGGTAACCTTCGCAACTGAATCCAAAAATATTAATTCCAAGCTCCGCTTTCATGTCACGGGCAACAGAATGAACGTCATCACCAATCAAACCTACCGGACAAGTAGAGAAAATACCGATTGAACTTGGGTTGAAAATTTCAACTGCTTCACGAATTGCTTCTTTCAGTTTCTTTTCACCACCAAATACAATGTTTTCGTCTTGCATATCGGTAGAGAAAGAATAAGGAATAAAGTTATCTCCACCTTCAGGAACACGTGTTTGGTTACGACGAGTTAACCAGGCGTAAAAACTACACCCAATTGGTCCGTGTACCAGA
This genomic interval carries:
- the nifE gene encoding nitrogenase iron-molybdenum cofactor biosynthesis protein NifE → MSNYLKDRESQILTKGNDAAEISCGKKSLAGSVSQRACVFCGSRVVLYPIADALHVIHGPVGCASYTWDIRGSLSSGPQLHRLSFTTDLKERDVVFGGEKKLYHALIELIDKHQPKAAFVFSTCIIGVIGDDVEAVCRQVTKEKGIDVIPVMSEGFNGTKKDGYKIACGALSKLVGTNNDYKAPKYSINILGDFNLAGELWILAEYYKKLGVEIISCMTGDGRVEEIRRAHHASLNVVQCSGSIMHLAKEMKEKYDIPFMKVSYFGIEDMSEALYEVAKFFDDDEMMAKARELVTNEISKLLPALQPYRQKLEGKKAAIYVGGAFKAISLVKALRLLGMKTVVVGSQTGNAEDYKLLKDLCDEGTIIVDDSNPNELSEFVKLTGANLFIGGVKERPIAHKLGLGFCDHNHERKEALAGYVGMMNFAKEVYASVTSPVWKFVK
- a CDS encoding nitrogenase component 1; its protein translation is MFELNSVPKAKENYKATQNACKLCSPLGASVAYKGFKGCVPLIHGSQGCATYIRRYLISHYKEPIDIASSNFTEDATIFGGDENFKMAVLNIINQYKPEIIGIASTCLSETIGDDVSLFLHHFLEKHPEIDTDFVMASTPSYQGTHIDGFHEAVASVVKHYAKNDLSQAHVNLFPGFVSTEDLRLLKEIMADFYLEHIMMPDYSESLDNPVWDTYHRIPEGGTAKEDVVKSGSAKASIEFGTILNKGKLSGRVKSKKLSHTGAQFLKNEMDVPLLNMPMPIGITQTDAFFEELKNLSGNDIPEKYTKQRGRLVDAYVDAHKYTFGKRAVVYGEEDFVVAMAAFLDEIGIELALVATGGESGMLEEEIKKYCPENKDKVVVREGYDFESIREWSLENKPDILIGHSKGYYIARELNIPIVRVGFPVHDRVGGQRIKHLGYSGTQELFDKVVNALIEYKQTISPVGYKYM
- the nifD gene encoding nitrogenase molybdenum-iron protein alpha chain, whose protein sequence is MPNKKDYTNGLPDPSQLKEEMLAKYPRKVAKKRSKAMVINDPEENQEIAANIRTIPGIITQRGCTYAGCKGVVLGPTRDIINLVHGPIGCSFYAWLTRRNQTRVPEGGDNFIPYSFSTDMQDENIVFGGEKKLKEAIREAVEIFNPSSIGIFSTCPVGLIGDDVHSVARDMKAELGINIFGFSCEGYRGVSQSAGHHIANNGVFKNVVGNNDRPRKGKFQVNLLGEYNIGGDAFEIEALFEEVGVELLSTFSGNSTIESMEYSHTADLNMVMCHRSINYIAEMMEEKYGIPWFKVNFIGAESTAKSLRKMAEYFGDKELSAKVEEVIAREMLKVKAVADVVKPKTEGKLAMMFVGGSRAHHYQDLFTELGVKTVSAGYEFAHRDDYEGREVIPSIKIDADTRNIEDLVVEKDEKLFRDDLVEKKAKLEESGYKFKDYKGMMPDMKKNSLVIDDVNHWETEKLIEFYKPDVFCAGIKEKYVVQKYGVPLKQLHSYDYGGPYAAFGGAINFYNEMERMLGTKIWKLVDAPWKLEPEIVGSVTVDA
- the nifK gene encoding nitrogenase molybdenum-iron protein subunit beta, producing the protein MLLRHTTKEVKERKALTVNPAKTCQPVGAMYAALGVHGCLPHSHGSQGCCSYHRSALTRHYKEPIMAATSSFTEGSSVFGGQANLLQAIDNIFGIYEPQIIAVHSTCLSETIGDDLGQIVGKAKDDGRIPEGKHVVQASTPSYVGSHVTGYANMLEAFVKYFAFKTDEKVRQVNLLSGWVEPSDMRELKRLAGLMDIKTVLLPDTSDVVDTPMTGKYQMYPKGGTTIEEMVSMGNSMSTVALGEWGAKSAAIALDNKCKVPFSMNDVPVGVSATDRFIQALSTAGKVSIPEIISEERGRLVDMMTDMHQYFYGKRVALFGDPDTLLPLTEFLLDLDMKPVYIVSGTPGKRFTQRMEEILGDKLSETKFKNGPNADMFLLHQWIKEEPVDLLIGNTYGKYIARDENIPFVRMGFPIIDRVGHSYFPTVGYQGGLRILEKILGAIMDKIDATAPEESFELVM